DNA sequence from the Methanofollis formosanus genome:
CTACGACCTGCGCGAGGAGGACGCCGCGACCATGAGAGAACACCTCGACCGTCTCGAGAAGAATCTCAGACGCTACATAAAGATGTTCGAGGGCGGTCCGCTGATCGCCCTGCGGAGCCGCGGGATCGGGGTGCTCACCGAAGAAGAGGCCCTCGAAGCCCATGCCGTCGGCCCGACAGGGCGGGCAAGCGGGATCCCTGTGGACTGCCGGAGCAACCACCCGACCTACCGGAAACTCGGTTTCGAACCGGTGGTCAGGACCGAGGGGGACAACTATGCCAGGATCATGGTCAGGTTCGAGGAGTTCATGCAGAGCATCGGGCTGATCAGAAGGGCCCTGGCGATGATGCCCGAGGGCCCGGTCCGCGGCGGCGGAGAGTGCAAGGGCGGCGAGGCGCGCTACTCGGGCGAGGCCCCCCGAGGCGAACTCACGTACTTCATCAGGACCGACCGGTACGGCCGGGTGGAGGAGATCGCCATCCAGACGCCGTCCATTATGAACATCGATGCATGCGCCCACTATATGCTCACAGAGGTCACCTCGCTCGC
Encoded proteins:
- a CDS encoding nickel-dependent hydrogenase large subunit → MKKTVDVAMPIGPVHPCWKEPVRIKCETKGEKVLAAEVEMGYMKKGIERIMQGRPWQEVMFLAERVCGICSIVHNMVFTETMEEISGIVPPERAAFLRVIANELDRMQSHLIANFSYCYTIEHETLAMYLLNERETVMDMIELLTGNRVNAAYMIPGGVRYDLREEDAATMREHLDRLEKNLRRYIKMFEGGPLIALRSRGIGVLTEEEALEAHAVGPTGRASGIPVDCRSNHPTYRKLGFEPVVRTEGDNYARIMVRFEEFMQSIGLIRRALAMMPEGPVRGGGECKGGEARYSGEAPRGELTYFIRTDRYGRVEEIAIQTPSIMNIDACAHYMLTEVTSLADVTSTFISSDPCIACNER